The Caproicibacterium lactatifermentans genome contains a region encoding:
- a CDS encoding NADP-dependent isocitrate dehydrogenase, producing the protein MEKIQMKTPLVEMDGDEMTRILWKLIKQILLEPYIDLKTDYYDLGLKHRDETEDKVTVDAAEATKKYGVGVKCATITPNSARMKEYNLHQMWKSPNGTIRAILDGTVFRAPVLVKGVTPFIPTWKRPITIARHAYGDLYKNVELSVPAGAKAELVVTDKDGKETRRTIHDFDGAGIVQGLHNLDGSIASFAQACFNYALATHQDLWFAAKDTISKIYDHRFKDIFQEIYEKEYQKKFEKAGITYFYTLIDDAVARVIRSNGGFIWACKNYDGDVMSDMVATAFGSLAMMTSVLVSPTGEYEYEAAHGTVQRHYYKYLKGEPTSTNSIATLFAWTGALRKRGELDCLPNLMSFAGKLEKAAIQTIEDGIMTGDMYRLSTLRNKKKVGTEEFLQEINVHLQELLQA; encoded by the coding sequence ATGGAAAAAATCCAGATGAAAACGCCGCTGGTCGAAATGGACGGCGATGAAATGACCCGCATCCTGTGGAAACTGATTAAACAGATTCTTTTGGAACCATATATTGACCTAAAAACTGATTATTACGACCTTGGCCTGAAGCATCGCGACGAAACAGAAGATAAGGTAACGGTGGACGCCGCAGAAGCTACTAAAAAATACGGTGTCGGCGTAAAGTGTGCCACCATTACCCCGAACTCTGCCCGTATGAAAGAATACAATCTGCACCAGATGTGGAAAAGCCCAAACGGTACCATTCGGGCAATTCTGGATGGCACTGTGTTCCGCGCACCGGTTTTGGTAAAAGGTGTAACGCCATTTATTCCAACCTGGAAAAGGCCCATCACGATTGCACGTCATGCCTATGGTGACCTATACAAGAATGTGGAGCTATCCGTTCCGGCCGGTGCCAAAGCAGAACTGGTTGTAACCGATAAAGACGGCAAAGAAACACGCCGGACCATTCACGACTTTGACGGCGCCGGTATCGTACAGGGACTGCATAATTTGGACGGGTCTATTGCTTCCTTTGCGCAGGCGTGCTTTAACTATGCACTTGCTACACATCAGGACCTGTGGTTCGCTGCAAAAGATACCATCTCTAAAATTTATGACCATCGCTTCAAGGACATTTTCCAGGAAATTTATGAGAAAGAATATCAGAAGAAATTTGAAAAAGCGGGCATCACCTATTTCTATACATTGATCGATGATGCTGTGGCACGTGTCATCCGCAGTAACGGCGGCTTCATCTGGGCCTGCAAAAACTATGACGGCGACGTAATGAGCGACATGGTCGCTACTGCTTTTGGCAGCCTTGCCATGATGACCAGCGTGCTGGTTTCCCCCACCGGTGAATATGAGTATGAAGCAGCACACGGCACGGTACAGCGTCACTATTATAAATATTTGAAAGGTGAACCGACCAGCACCAACAGCATTGCTACCCTGTTTGCATGGACAGGTGCCCTGCGCAAGCGCGGTGAGCTGGACTGTCTGCCGAACCTGATGAGTTTTGCCGGCAAACTGGAAAAGGCCGCTATACAGACGATTGAAGACGGTATTATGACCGGCGATATGTATCGGCTTTCTACCCTGCGCAACAAGAAAAAGGTTGGCACAGAGGAATTCCTTCAGGAAATCAATGTCCATCTGCAGGAATTGCTGCAGGCATAA
- a CDS encoding TraX family protein — MNVQKSYSQRGGLSASTIKWFAVFCMAIDHIAWAFVPTFSAVGIVMHAFGRITAPCMCFFLTEGYVHTHDIRRYLLRMGIFALLSWPCFVFFERGPGIWALEPGMIWSLFFSLLAITAVDRLKGPVPKMLAVAGCMLATLVGDWPLFCVAFTLVFWLERGQFYRQAAGFAAAAVLMALFYASDNATQAVSPRWFFLQLCVLLALFPLSRYNGTRGDERHPKCSKWGFYIFYPAHLFLLGILRYFVFV, encoded by the coding sequence ATGAATGTACAGAAATCGTATTCCCAGCGCGGCGGCCTTTCTGCCAGCACCATCAAGTGGTTTGCTGTTTTTTGTATGGCCATTGACCATATTGCGTGGGCCTTTGTCCCAACGTTTTCTGCTGTGGGAATTGTCATGCACGCTTTCGGCCGCATTACGGCCCCGTGTATGTGCTTTTTTCTGACGGAAGGATATGTTCATACGCATGACATTCGCCGTTATCTGCTGCGAATGGGCATTTTTGCGTTGCTCTCGTGGCCGTGCTTTGTGTTCTTTGAGCGTGGCCCCGGCATATGGGCGCTGGAGCCCGGCATGATTTGGTCACTGTTCTTTTCCCTGCTGGCCATTACAGCCGTTGACCGGCTGAAGGGACCTGTCCCTAAAATGCTGGCTGTCGCAGGCTGTATGCTGGCTACCCTAGTGGGCGACTGGCCTTTGTTCTGTGTTGCCTTTACACTGGTATTTTGGCTGGAACGCGGGCAGTTTTACAGGCAGGCAGCCGGCTTTGCCGCAGCCGCTGTATTGATGGCGCTCTTTTATGCCAGTGATAACGCCACACAGGCGGTTTCACCGCGCTGGTTTTTTCTACAGCTCTGCGTACTGCTGGCTCTGTTCCCGCTTTCCCGTTACAACGGAACCCGCGGCGATGAGCGGCACCCGAAATGCAGCAAATGGGGATTTTACATTTTTTACCCGGCACATCTTTTCCTGCTGGGTATCCTTCGGTACTTTGTATTTGTATAA